The following coding sequences are from one Devosia neptuniae window:
- a CDS encoding bifunctional [glutamine synthetase] adenylyltransferase/[glutamine synthetase]-adenylyl-L-tyrosine phosphorylase: MVISLRSLPPIAHPRFDAWLAELPADQRGIIANAAKTLGPLLESAPYLLDLAQTNADWLAGALSDTADGAFADITAAVETAGREAADEAALSPVLRIAKGRTALLAAVAETGGVWTTAQATAALSDLADAALDAALDFLMRQASTKGLLAIPPEQATAAQSGLAIFALGKHGGQELNYSSDIDIVVFYDPDKGVLANPAEATKVYSRMIQKLVGLMEERREHGYVFRTDLRLRPDPGSTPVAISFDAALAYYESRGQNWERAAWIKARACAGDKQVGEAFLKELAPYVWRKHLDFATIADIQAMKRQINIAKNVGDIRVEAHNVKLGRGGIREIEFFTQTQQLIAGGRDKALRVKPTAHALAALADANWITPKASTELTQTYWYLRAVENRLQMLRDEQTHVMPATAEEVAIIGRLMGEPDLIQFENGYRAALERVVGYYSELFTEGETLGSGEGNLVFTGSDDDPGTLETLAAMGFADPHQAIETVRKWHYGSYPATRASAARAHLTELLPALLVTLGNAGNADEALARFDNFLSRLPTGVQLFALLRSHPHLRTLLVQLLASAPRMAEAVIHRAHVMDGLIDPAFANDVTHRDVLVAKVDAFLAEARSYEEIIDRARIIGQEQKFLIAAGLLSGTVSASGAGEQFTALAETLLNRLFGSVRTEFERRHGAMPGGRVALLAFGKMASREMTVTSDLDFILLYDAPDGESTGDKPLSTNHYYTRLTQRLVSAITAPTAEGVLYEADMRLRPSGNAGPLATAIAGFRAYHRDNAWTWEHLALSRARVVAADGDFGSQVDAAVGQVMAQPRDAATTIADVVAMRALMAKERPARHPFDLKLAKGGLVDLEFIAQSAQLVAGATVALPQALTAQVLARLGQTGLVPQGMRLAEIHEVYSTVLQVMSSALVSPFKEEAWTAAFKELLAGLTHYPDFGRLELDLAAMRAEVQDAADAWYEKAKGL, encoded by the coding sequence ATGGTCATTTCGCTCCGCTCCCTGCCGCCGATCGCTCATCCCCGTTTTGATGCCTGGCTCGCTGAGCTCCCGGCCGACCAACGCGGTATAATTGCCAACGCTGCCAAGACGCTGGGGCCGTTACTTGAATCAGCGCCCTATCTGCTCGACCTGGCACAGACCAATGCCGATTGGCTGGCCGGAGCCCTCTCCGACACCGCCGATGGCGCCTTTGCCGATATCACCGCCGCCGTCGAAACGGCGGGCCGTGAGGCCGCTGACGAGGCTGCGCTCTCGCCCGTCCTGCGCATTGCCAAAGGCCGTACGGCGCTGCTGGCGGCGGTGGCCGAAACCGGCGGCGTCTGGACCACGGCGCAAGCCACCGCCGCACTGTCCGACCTTGCCGACGCCGCCCTCGATGCAGCGCTGGATTTCCTGATGCGCCAGGCCAGCACCAAGGGGCTGTTGGCCATCCCGCCGGAGCAGGCCACCGCCGCGCAATCGGGTCTCGCCATTTTCGCCCTGGGCAAGCATGGCGGGCAGGAGCTGAACTATTCCTCCGATATCGACATCGTCGTCTTCTACGATCCCGACAAGGGTGTGCTTGCCAATCCCGCGGAGGCGACCAAGGTCTATTCGCGCATGATCCAGAAGCTGGTCGGGCTGATGGAGGAGCGGCGCGAGCATGGCTATGTCTTCCGCACCGATCTGCGCCTGCGTCCCGATCCGGGCTCGACACCCGTCGCCATCTCCTTCGACGCGGCTTTGGCCTATTACGAAAGCCGCGGCCAGAATTGGGAACGCGCCGCCTGGATCAAGGCGCGCGCCTGCGCCGGCGACAAGCAGGTGGGCGAAGCCTTCCTCAAGGAGCTGGCGCCCTATGTCTGGCGCAAGCATCTGGATTTCGCGACCATTGCCGATATCCAGGCCATGAAGCGCCAGATCAATATCGCCAAGAATGTCGGCGATATCCGCGTCGAGGCGCACAATGTGAAGCTCGGGCGCGGCGGCATTCGCGAGATCGAATTCTTCACCCAGACCCAGCAATTGATCGCCGGCGGCCGCGATAAGGCCCTGCGCGTCAAGCCGACTGCGCATGCTTTGGCCGCTTTGGCTGACGCCAATTGGATCACGCCCAAGGCCTCCACCGAGCTGACCCAGACCTATTGGTACCTGCGCGCCGTGGAAAATCGCCTGCAGATGCTGCGCGACGAGCAGACCCATGTCATGCCCGCGACGGCGGAGGAGGTTGCCATCATCGGCCGGCTGATGGGCGAGCCCGACCTGATCCAGTTTGAAAACGGCTATCGCGCCGCGCTGGAACGCGTCGTCGGCTATTATTCGGAACTCTTCACCGAAGGCGAAACGCTGGGCAGCGGCGAAGGCAATCTGGTCTTTACCGGCAGTGACGACGATCCGGGTACGCTCGAAACCTTGGCCGCCATGGGCTTTGCCGATCCGCACCAGGCCATCGAAACCGTGCGCAAATGGCACTATGGCAGCTATCCTGCCACCCGCGCCTCTGCCGCCCGCGCGCACCTCACCGAATTGCTGCCGGCCCTGTTGGTGACCCTGGGCAATGCTGGCAACGCGGACGAGGCTTTGGCCCGCTTCGACAATTTCCTCTCGCGCCTGCCGACCGGCGTCCAACTCTTCGCGCTGCTGCGCAGCCATCCGCATCTGCGCACGCTGCTAGTGCAACTGCTGGCCTCGGCGCCGCGTATGGCCGAAGCGGTGATCCACCGCGCCCATGTCATGGATGGCCTGATCGATCCCGCCTTCGCCAATGACGTGACCCATCGCGACGTGCTGGTCGCCAAGGTCGACGCGTTCCTGGCCGAAGCGCGCTCCTATGAGGAGATCATCGATCGCGCCCGTATCATTGGGCAGGAGCAAAAATTCCTCATCGCGGCAGGCCTGCTCTCCGGCACCGTCAGCGCCAGCGGGGCCGGGGAGCAGTTTACCGCCCTTGCGGAAACCCTGCTCAATCGCCTGTTCGGCAGCGTGCGCACCGAATTCGAACGCCGCCATGGCGCCATGCCCGGCGGTCGCGTGGCGCTGCTCGCCTTCGGCAAAATGGCCAGCCGCGAAATGACGGTGACGTCGGACCTCGATTTCATCCTGCTCTATGACGCGCCCGATGGGGAATCCACCGGCGACAAGCCGCTGAGCACCAATCATTACTATACTCGCCTCACCCAGCGCCTTGTCAGCGCCATCACCGCGCCCACCGCCGAAGGCGTGCTCTATGAGGCCGATATGCGGCTGCGGCCCTCCGGCAATGCCGGCCCACTCGCCACGGCCATTGCTGGTTTCCGCGCCTATCACCGCGACAATGCCTGGACCTGGGAGCATCTGGCGCTCAGCCGCGCCCGCGTGGTCGCCGCCGATGGCGATTTCGGTTCTCAGGTCGATGCGGCAGTAGGGCAGGTCATGGCCCAGCCGCGCGACGCGGCCACCACGATTGCTGATGTCGTCGCCATGCGGGCGCTGATGGCCAAGGAGCGCCCCGCACGACATCCCTTCGATCTCAAGCTCGCCAAGGGTGGCCTGGTCGATCTCGAATTCATCGCCCAATCCGCCCAATTGGTTGCCGGCGCGACCGTGGCGCTGCCGCAGGCTTTGACGGCGCAAGTCCTCGCCCGGCTCGGCCAGACGGGACTGGTGCCGCAGGGCATGCGACTGGCCGAAATCCACGAGGTCTATTCCACCGTGCTACAGGTAATGAGTTCGGCCCTGGTCAGCCCGTTCAAGGAGGAGGCGTGGACCGCAGCCTTCAAGGAATTGCTGGCTGGCCTGACCCATTACCCCGATTTCGGGCGCCTGGAACTGGATCTGGCAGCCATGCGTGCTGAAGTGCAGGACGCGGCCGATGCCTGGTATGAGAAGGCCAAGGGGCTGTAG
- the pepN gene encoding aminopeptidase N gives MRTETEHTIYLKDYAPSPYKITAVDLDFRILADTTRVRALLTIEPQAETAPGTPLVLDGDGLKLSSVAIDGAPLALVAYAADDNGLTIIEPPLRRFVLETEVTLKPEGNLKLMGLYRSSGTWCTQCEPEGFRRITYYLDRPDNLATFKVTMTAPRDLAPVLLANGNLVGQGDAGDGMHFAVWEDPFPKPAYLFALVAGDLGSITDSFTTASGRKVDLAIYCEHGKEDQCLWAMDSLKRSMAWDEKRFGREYDLDIFNIVAVSDFNFGAMENKGLNIFNDKLVFAQPATATDADYENIERVIAHEYFHNWTGNRITCRDWFQLCLKEGLTVYRDQEFTSDERSRAVKRISDVVTLRSAQFPEDGGPLAHPARPDQYREINNFYTPTVYEKGAEIVRMLATLLGEAGFRKGMDLYFERHDGEATTIEAFLAVFAEANGVDLEQFKTWYLQAGTPRLTMSDSYDAVSQTYTLKLSQETLPTPGQLTKQALVLPIKFGLIGPNGSPMGWSAVSGGEVRDDMIVLREASAEITFKGIANKPVPSLLREFSAPVNLDTNLTQDDRLFLAQHDSDPYGRWQALQDVATALAVDAATGKPWSDAAVAGLSRAMADTLANKDLDDAFKALALGLPGEAVIGRTIGKDIDPARIHEVRNALTKAVFGPLGRDLLIAYTNLSSTLPYQPDAASTGRRALRNRVLALLVGSEAAGASALAASQYAEATNMTDRYAALTILGSAWTAEAPTVLADFRTRFTANPLVFDKWLMVSALAQDEGVLERIKAILAAPDFPKSNPNRLRSLLGSFVMSNPAQFTRPDGTAFRFITDVVADIDTRNPQVAARVLTGFRIWQMLEPQRREAARSALTALQAGGKLSRNTADILARMLAE, from the coding sequence ATGCGCACGGAAACCGAGCACACGATCTATCTCAAGGATTATGCCCCCAGCCCCTACAAAATCACGGCGGTCGATCTCGATTTCCGCATTCTGGCCGACACGACCCGGGTGCGCGCGCTGCTGACCATAGAGCCGCAGGCCGAGACTGCGCCGGGCACGCCGCTGGTGTTGGACGGGGATGGGCTCAAGCTCAGTTCGGTGGCCATCGATGGCGCGCCGCTGGCGCTTGTTGCCTATGCGGCCGATGACAATGGCCTGACCATTATCGAGCCGCCGCTGCGCCGCTTCGTGCTGGAAACCGAAGTCACGCTCAAGCCTGAGGGCAATCTCAAGCTGATGGGGCTCTACCGCTCGAGCGGCACCTGGTGCACGCAATGCGAGCCCGAGGGGTTCCGTCGCATCACCTATTATCTCGACCGGCCGGATAATCTGGCAACGTTCAAGGTGACGATGACAGCGCCGCGCGACCTTGCGCCGGTGCTGCTGGCCAATGGCAATCTGGTGGGTCAGGGCGATGCGGGCGACGGCATGCATTTTGCCGTGTGGGAAGACCCGTTCCCCAAGCCGGCTTATCTCTTCGCGCTGGTGGCGGGGGATCTCGGCTCGATCACCGACAGCTTCACCACCGCCTCCGGCCGCAAGGTGGACCTGGCGATCTATTGCGAGCATGGCAAGGAAGACCAATGCCTGTGGGCGATGGACAGCCTCAAGCGCTCGATGGCCTGGGACGAAAAGCGCTTCGGGCGCGAATATGACCTCGACATCTTCAACATCGTCGCTGTCTCCGATTTCAATTTCGGCGCGATGGAAAACAAGGGCCTCAATATCTTCAACGACAAGCTGGTCTTCGCCCAGCCGGCAACGGCGACCGATGCCGATTATGAGAATATCGAGCGCGTCATCGCACATGAATATTTCCACAATTGGACTGGCAACAGAATCACTTGCCGGGACTGGTTCCAGCTCTGCCTCAAGGAAGGGCTGACGGTTTATCGCGACCAGGAATTCACCAGCGACGAGCGCAGCCGGGCGGTGAAGCGCATTTCGGATGTGGTGACGTTGCGCTCGGCGCAGTTCCCCGAGGATGGCGGCCCGCTGGCCCATCCGGCGCGGCCGGACCAGTATCGCGAGATCAACAATTTCTATACGCCCACCGTCTACGAAAAGGGCGCCGAGATCGTGCGCATGCTGGCGACGCTGTTGGGCGAAGCCGGTTTCCGCAAGGGAATGGACCTCTATTTCGAGCGCCATGATGGCGAGGCGACCACGATCGAGGCCTTTCTTGCCGTGTTTGCCGAAGCCAATGGCGTGGACCTTGAGCAGTTCAAGACCTGGTATCTGCAGGCCGGCACGCCGCGCCTGACCATGAGCGACAGCTATGATGCAGTCAGCCAGACCTATACGCTCAAGCTGAGCCAGGAGACGCTGCCGACGCCGGGCCAGCTGACAAAGCAGGCGCTGGTGCTGCCTATCAAGTTCGGGCTGATCGGCCCCAATGGCAGCCCGATGGGCTGGAGCGCGGTGAGCGGCGGCGAGGTGCGGGACGACATGATCGTGCTGCGCGAGGCCAGCGCGGAGATCACCTTCAAGGGCATTGCCAACAAACCGGTGCCATCGCTGCTGCGCGAGTTCTCGGCGCCGGTGAACCTCGACACCAATCTGACGCAGGACGACCGCCTGTTCCTCGCCCAGCATGACAGTGATCCCTATGGGCGCTGGCAGGCTTTGCAGGATGTGGCGACCGCGCTGGCGGTGGACGCAGCGACGGGCAAGCCTTGGTCCGATGCGGCGGTTGCAGGCTTGAGCCGGGCCATGGCCGATACGCTGGCCAACAAGGACCTCGACGACGCGTTCAAGGCACTGGCCCTCGGCCTGCCGGGCGAGGCGGTGATTGGGCGCACTATCGGCAAGGATATCGACCCGGCACGCATTCACGAGGTCCGGAACGCCTTGACCAAGGCGGTGTTTGGCCCGCTGGGCCGCGATTTGCTGATTGCCTATACCAACCTGTCGAGCACCCTGCCCTATCAGCCGGATGCGGCGAGCACCGGCCGGCGCGCGCTGCGCAATCGGGTTCTGGCGCTGCTGGTCGGTAGCGAGGCGGCGGGGGCGTCAGCTCTGGCCGCCTCGCAATATGCCGAAGCGACCAATATGACGGACCGCTATGCGGCGCTGACCATTTTGGGCAGCGCCTGGACGGCGGAAGCGCCGACCGTGCTGGCCGATTTCCGCACCCGCTTCACTGCCAATCCGCTGGTGTTCGACAAGTGGCTGATGGTGTCGGCACTGGCGCAGGATGAGGGTGTGCTGGAGCGCATCAAGGCAATCCTGGCGGCGCCCGACTTCCCCAAGTCCAATCCGAACCGGCTACGCTCACTGCTCGGCTCGTTCGTGATGAGCAATCCGGCGCAATTCACCCGCCCTGATGGCACGGCGTTCCGCTTCATTACTGACGTCGTGGCCGATATCGACACCCGCAATCCGCAGGTCGCGGCACGGGTGCTGACCGGCTTCCGTATCTGGCAAATGCTGGAGCCGCAGCGTCGCGAAGCAGCCCGTTCCGCGCTTACCGCGCTGCAGGCCGGCGGCAAGCTCAGCCGCAACACGGCCGATATCCTGGCGCGCATGCTGGCGGAGTAA
- a CDS encoding putative bifunctional diguanylate cyclase/phosphodiesterase — MSLFDRLAGRYAPRPKNQELALAQARSFIRQAPVLYAILVANSILLALTQSTAPAMLRYGVPCLLILACLARLGMWWSKRHRDLTGEQAAALLTSTTYVAISLSLAFSAWALALFPHGDAFQQAHVVFYMAITSICCLFCLSYLRVAAALSALGVLVPFFGFFAFSGNPVLLVLAINLLLITLALLVVVAGNSRDFAALVASRSETARQQDEAQNLYAENERLAHLDSLTGLPNRHTFHRELQARLDAAAAAGKRLSVARLDLDKFKSVNEIFGHAAGDRVLQEVANRTRALGAYVARLDNAQFGLICDEPRTETQAAAWGETLCTVVRRPFVFAEASLHVTASAGVALSQPGDRAEILFDRADYVTSVAKREARGGAVVFSARHEEEISRVRAMEHALHTADLDEEIYVLFQPQFDISLDRVTGYEVLARWRSPVLGEVSPADFIPMAEHSGIVPKITQAVVRKALAVIDQLPPPMRLSVNLSAHDVSSMTAIEGIVSLIGKAGTPCRIDFEITETAVMGDMQQANAALLALLALGSRIALDDFGTGHSSLTHVQKLPLDRIKIDRSFVAVVNSDATSRAIIKTTIDLCRNLGVSCVFEGIETEEQLEALLGLGGSVMQGYLFGRPMTQQMMLEKLSSPQPGWQASRNRLFGAGK, encoded by the coding sequence ATGTCGCTATTTGACAGATTGGCCGGGCGCTATGCCCCGCGGCCGAAAAACCAGGAGCTTGCGCTGGCCCAGGCGCGCTCCTTCATCCGCCAGGCTCCCGTGCTTTATGCCATCCTCGTGGCCAACAGCATTTTGCTGGCCCTAACACAGAGCACGGCGCCGGCCATGTTGCGCTATGGCGTGCCCTGCCTGCTCATACTGGCGTGCCTTGCACGGCTGGGCATGTGGTGGAGCAAACGACATCGCGATCTCACGGGCGAGCAAGCCGCTGCCTTGCTCACCAGCACAACCTATGTGGCCATTTCGCTGTCGCTGGCGTTCTCGGCCTGGGCGCTGGCGCTGTTTCCGCATGGCGATGCCTTTCAGCAGGCGCATGTGGTGTTCTACATGGCCATTACCAGCATTTGCTGTCTGTTCTGCCTCAGCTATCTGCGGGTCGCAGCGGCTTTGTCGGCACTGGGCGTGCTGGTGCCGTTCTTTGGCTTTTTCGCCTTTAGCGGCAATCCGGTACTGTTGGTGCTGGCGATCAATCTGCTGCTGATCACCCTGGCCTTGCTGGTGGTGGTGGCGGGCAATTCGCGTGATTTCGCAGCTCTTGTCGCTTCCCGTTCGGAGACGGCGCGGCAGCAGGATGAGGCGCAAAACCTCTATGCGGAAAACGAGCGGCTGGCGCATCTGGATAGCCTGACCGGATTGCCCAACAGGCACACTTTTCACCGCGAATTGCAGGCGCGGCTGGATGCGGCTGCCGCCGCTGGCAAACGGCTGAGCGTGGCGCGGCTCGATCTCGACAAGTTCAAATCGGTCAACGAGATTTTCGGCCACGCCGCGGGTGATCGTGTGCTGCAGGAAGTCGCCAACCGCACCCGCGCGCTGGGCGCCTATGTGGCCCGGCTCGACAATGCCCAGTTCGGATTGATCTGCGACGAACCGCGTACCGAGACGCAGGCCGCCGCATGGGGCGAGACATTGTGCACGGTGGTGCGCCGCCCTTTCGTCTTTGCCGAGGCGAGCTTGCATGTCACGGCGTCGGCCGGGGTGGCGCTGTCGCAGCCGGGGGACCGGGCCGAAATCCTGTTCGATCGAGCCGACTACGTGACGTCGGTCGCCAAGCGAGAGGCGCGGGGCGGCGCGGTGGTGTTCTCCGCTCGGCACGAGGAGGAAATCAGCCGGGTGCGCGCGATGGAGCACGCCTTACACACGGCCGATCTCGATGAAGAAATCTATGTGCTGTTCCAGCCGCAATTCGATATCTCGCTCGACCGCGTGACCGGCTACGAAGTGCTGGCGCGCTGGCGCAGTCCGGTATTGGGTGAGGTATCGCCAGCCGACTTCATTCCGATGGCCGAGCATTCCGGCATCGTGCCCAAGATCACGCAGGCGGTGGTGCGCAAGGCCCTGGCGGTGATCGACCAATTGCCGCCGCCGATGCGGCTCTCGGTCAACCTCTCGGCGCATGATGTCAGCTCGATGACCGCCATCGAGGGCATCGTGTCCCTGATCGGGAAGGCGGGAACGCCCTGCCGGATCGATTTTGAAATCACCGAAACGGCGGTGATGGGCGATATGCAACAGGCCAATGCGGCGCTGCTGGCGCTGTTGGCGCTGGGGTCGCGGATTGCGCTGGATGATTTCGGCACCGGCCATTCGAGCCTGACGCATGTGCAGAAGCTGCCGCTGGACCGCATCAAGATCGACCGCAGCTTCGTGGCCGTGGTCAATAGCGACGCGACCAGCCGCGCCATCATCAAGACCACGATCGATCTGTGCCGCAATCTGGGTGTGTCCTGCGTGTTCGAAGGGATCGAGACGGAGGAACAGCTTGAGGCCTTGCTGGGCTTGGGCGGCTCGGTGATGCAGGGCTATCTGTTTGGCCGGCCGATGACCCAGCAGATGATGCTGGAAAAGCTGTCGAGCCCGCAGCCGGGCTGGCAGGCCAGCCGTAACCGCCTGTTTGGCGCCGGAAAGTAA
- a CDS encoding ABC transporter ATP-binding protein yields MLRWFERRLEAYPSTEPTEPPKGLLAFCLYYSQGAKKWLALMAFAAAAVAIGEIIIFGFIGDVVNWLAGANPDTFLQTDGWKLALMGAMVIFVLPAFALVSTLTMHQTLLGNFPQRIRWMSHRYLIRQSMSYFQDEFAGRIGAKLMQTSLAVREVVMKLLDMLVYVVVYFTGAVILAASADWRLAIPFLVWLAAYVSMMFYFIPRMGKISQAQADARSMMTGRIVDSYTNIATVKLFSHSNREEGYAKEAMDEFLDTVYRQMRLFTVLNMLVLWSNALLLFAVGATGIWLWMQGLMSPGALAVSLGLVMRFQGMSQWVMWEMSALFENIGTVKDGIASFSLPRVVSDAPGAQPIGTVKGDIKFENVSFHYGKKTGVIDHLNLHIRPGEKIGLVGRSGAGKSTIVNLLLRFYDRADGHIFVDGQDIAKVTQDSLRANIGVVTQDTSLLHRSVRDNIVYGRPDATEEMMREAADLAEATSFIEGLSDLQGRKGFDAHVGERGVKLSGGQRQRIAIARVLLKNAPILVLDEATSALDSEVEAAIQGQLQLLMKGKTVIAIAHRLSTIAMMDRLVVLDKGVVVEQGTHAQLLETGGIYASLWHRQSGGFIDADQPEEAAQ; encoded by the coding sequence ATGTTGCGTTGGTTTGAACGGCGCCTGGAAGCCTACCCCTCGACGGAACCAACCGAGCCGCCCAAGGGCTTGCTGGCGTTCTGCCTCTATTACAGCCAGGGCGCCAAGAAGTGGCTGGCGCTGATGGCGTTTGCTGCCGCGGCCGTGGCCATTGGCGAAATCATCATCTTCGGCTTTATCGGCGATGTGGTGAACTGGCTGGCCGGGGCAAATCCCGACACCTTCCTGCAAACCGACGGCTGGAAGCTCGCCCTTATGGGCGCGATGGTCATCTTCGTCCTGCCAGCATTCGCGCTGGTGTCGACGCTGACCATGCACCAGACCTTGCTGGGCAATTTCCCGCAGCGCATCCGCTGGATGAGCCATCGTTACCTCATCCGCCAGTCGATGAGCTATTTCCAGGATGAGTTTGCCGGCCGCATTGGCGCCAAGTTGATGCAGACCTCGCTCGCGGTGCGCGAAGTGGTCATGAAGCTGCTCGACATGCTGGTCTATGTCGTCGTGTACTTCACCGGCGCGGTGATCCTGGCGGCTTCGGCCGATTGGAGGCTGGCCATTCCCTTCCTGGTCTGGCTCGCCGCCTATGTCTCGATGATGTTCTATTTCATCCCGCGCATGGGCAAGATTTCCCAGGCGCAGGCTGATGCCCGCTCGATGATGACCGGCCGCATCGTCGACAGCTACACCAATATCGCCACGGTGAAGCTCTTCAGCCATTCCAATCGCGAGGAGGGCTATGCCAAGGAGGCGATGGACGAGTTCCTCGACACCGTCTACCGGCAGATGCGCCTGTTCACCGTGCTCAACATGCTGGTGCTGTGGTCCAATGCGCTACTGCTCTTTGCGGTAGGGGCAACCGGCATCTGGCTGTGGATGCAGGGCTTGATGAGCCCGGGCGCCCTGGCCGTTTCGCTGGGCCTCGTCATGCGCTTCCAGGGCATGAGCCAATGGGTGATGTGGGAAATGTCGGCCCTGTTCGAAAATATCGGCACGGTCAAGGATGGCATTGCGTCCTTCTCGCTTCCCCGCGTCGTCTCCGATGCTCCGGGCGCCCAGCCCATCGGCACCGTCAAGGGCGATATCAAGTTCGAGAATGTCTCGTTCCACTACGGCAAGAAAACCGGCGTGATCGACCATCTCAACCTGCATATCCGTCCGGGCGAAAAGATCGGCCTGGTTGGTCGCTCCGGCGCCGGCAAGTCGACCATCGTCAACCTGCTGCTCCGCTTCTACGATCGCGCCGATGGCCATATCTTCGTGGATGGGCAGGACATCGCCAAGGTCACGCAGGATAGCCTGCGCGCCAATATCGGCGTGGTGACGCAGGATACGTCTCTGCTGCACCGCTCGGTGCGCGACAACATCGTCTATGGTCGCCCCGACGCGACCGAGGAGATGATGCGCGAAGCCGCTGACCTTGCCGAGGCCACAAGCTTCATCGAGGGGCTGAGCGATCTGCAAGGCCGCAAGGGCTTCGATGCCCATGTCGGCGAGCGGGGCGTCAAGCTTTCGGGCGGACAGCGCCAGCGTATCGCCATCGCCCGCGTCCTGCTCAAGAATGCGCCGATCCTGGTGCTCGACGAAGCCACCTCCGCCCTCGACAGCGAGGTCGAAGCGGCGATCCAGGGCCAGCTGCAATTGCTGATGAAGGGCAAGACGGTGATCGCCATTGCCCACCGCCTCTCCACCATCGCCATGATGGACCGGCTGGTGGTCCTCGATAAGGGCGTCGTGGTCGAACAGGGCACCCATGCCCAATTGCTCGAAACCGGCGGCATTTATGCCAGCCTCTGGCACCGCCAGTCCGGCGGCTTCATCGATGCCGACCAGCCTGAAGAAGCAGCGCAATAA
- a CDS encoding sensor histidine kinase produces the protein MRSAEQSGAGAEGFGAGQVQSEFDRPKDRVAAPSSLAARFRVSPITAAVALTSLLAATLFFIYDSARTLDDVQRELAMIGTAIAADIAEVSPESAEVALKDSAGRYASIIKASLTGADAAAPTLFGQAVPLGSHGTLALEAAQMPALTGMATRSGVAFGLAALITLLVAFRRRRAGMPDLLQRQNYQTLAAAIPMGVACWTRMGELIVCNDRYRDRLNLAGVKVSYHDAVKRLIARGYMKPISEDEHSRLLELHGEDGSCLLIDERPLDDGAFMTLVSDITERKRTDTLLAAIREEQRHLARRYHEEKLRAEAASHAKTNFLAHLSHDIRTPLNHIIGFAELMRHQTYGPLGDARYADYVNSIKSSGEHLLASFATILDLAELEGGRKELRSEPVSVDALLDSVVQRFRGQAQRAGVSFALRQGCGAIVTGDRLGLQRMVGNIVENAIRFTPARGRITLAAFAATDGVVIEITDTGIGMDEERLASLSQPFALGDATFTRDGVGPGLGISIARAIAELSGGRLAIDSSPSLGTTVAISLPAQLASQALEVAA, from the coding sequence ATGCGGTCGGCGGAGCAATCCGGCGCCGGCGCCGAAGGATTCGGCGCGGGCCAAGTACAGTCCGAGTTTGACCGCCCCAAGGACCGCGTGGCCGCTCCCTCTTCTCTGGCCGCTCGTTTCCGGGTCTCTCCCATCACGGCTGCCGTGGCGCTGACCTCGCTGCTCGCGGCAACCCTGTTTTTCATCTATGACAGCGCTCGAACCCTTGATGACGTGCAGCGCGAGCTGGCCATGATCGGCACCGCCATTGCCGCTGACATTGCCGAGGTTTCCCCGGAATCCGCAGAAGTGGCGCTCAAGGACTCAGCGGGCCGTTATGCCAGCATCATCAAGGCCAGCCTGACCGGCGCTGACGCCGCCGCACCGACCCTGTTCGGCCAGGCCGTGCCCCTGGGCTCGCATGGCACGCTGGCTCTCGAAGCCGCGCAAATGCCGGCTTTGACGGGCATGGCCACCCGCAGCGGCGTTGCCTTCGGGCTGGCCGCACTCATCACCCTGCTCGTTGCATTCAGGCGCCGTCGAGCAGGCATGCCTGACCTGCTACAGCGCCAGAATTACCAGACGCTGGCCGCCGCCATCCCCATGGGCGTGGCCTGCTGGACGCGGATGGGCGAACTGATCGTCTGCAATGACCGCTATCGCGATCGGCTGAACCTGGCAGGCGTCAAAGTCAGCTATCATGATGCGGTCAAACGCCTGATCGCTCGGGGCTATATGAAACCGATCAGCGAGGACGAGCATAGCCGCCTGCTCGAGCTGCATGGCGAAGACGGCTCATGCCTGCTGATCGACGAGCGCCCGCTGGACGATGGCGCGTTCATGACGCTGGTCAGCGACATTACCGAACGCAAGCGCACCGATACCCTGCTCGCCGCGATCCGCGAGGAGCAACGCCATCTGGCACGGCGCTATCACGAGGAAAAGCTGCGGGCCGAGGCCGCCAGCCACGCCAAGACCAATTTCCTCGCCCATCTCAGCCACGACATTCGCACGCCGCTCAACCACATCATCGGCTTTGCCGAGTTGATGCGGCACCAGACCTATGGGCCGCTGGGCGATGCGCGCTATGCCGATTATGTCAATTCCATCAAAAGCTCGGGCGAGCATCTGCTGGCTTCGTTCGCCACCATTCTTGATCTGGCGGAGCTTGAGGGCGGCCGCAAGGAATTGCGCAGCGAGCCCGTCTCGGTCGATGCCCTGCTCGATAGCGTGGTGCAGCGCTTCCGCGGCCAGGCGCAGCGGGCCGGGGTGAGTTTTGCCCTGCGCCAAGGCTGCGGCGCCATCGTCACCGGCGACCGGCTGGGGCTGCAGCGCATGGTTGGCAATATCGTTGAGAACGCCATCCGCTTCACCCCGGCGCGGGGCCGGATCACGCTGGCCGCCTTCGCCGCCACCGATGGCGTGGTGATTGAAATCACCGATACCGGCATCGGCATGGATGAGGAGCGGCTGGCTTCGCTGTCGCAGCCCTTCGCGCTGGGCGATGCCACCTTTACGCGTGACGGCGTGGGTCCGGGACTGGGCATTTCGATTGCGCGCGCCATTGCCGAACTGAGCGGGGGCCGACTGGCGATTGATTCCAGCCCGTCGCTGGGGACCACTGTGGCGATATCGCTGCCGGCGCAGCTCGCCAGCCAGGCGCTGGAGGTCGCGGCCTGA